The genomic segment CACCACATCCAGTTCGGAAACCTCTGGAAGGTCAAGGTCATGGCGCAGAAGATGGGCGGGAAGGGCTGTTTGTGGCACATCGCATTGGGTCAGAAGGGTGGAAACATTCCGCCCGGGTGAGCCAAGATCATAAATCAGTGGCTCAAGGATGATCAGTTCTTTTGTCGCGTCCATGGTGTTTTTCTACCTTTACACCTTTGCCGACTCCGCCACACGGCGTAAGCCTTCGATCAGGTCGTCAATTTCAGCCTTTGTGTTTGTCTCTGTCACCGCGATGAGCATTTGTCCGGCACGGTCAGGGTATTCCGCCCCCAAATCATAGCCGCCGAGGATGGCGTACTCGTCATAGAGAAACTGGTTCACATGGCTGATGGGTTTCGGGCAGGTGACAACGAATTCGTTGAAGAAGGGGTAGCGCATGTTCACGTTGTACCCTTCCAGAGCGGCAATCCGTTCGGCGGCGTAATGCGCCTTGTGGTAGCACAGTTCTGCCACACGGCGGACACCGTGCTTGCCCATAAGAGCAAGGTAAATACAGCCCGCCAGCGCCATCAACCCCTGATTGGTGCAAATATTGCTCGTCGCCTTTTCACGACGAATGTCTTGTTCGCGGGGGCGGAGCGTCATGACGTATGCCTTGCGCCCGTCGCCATCCACCGTCTCGCCAACGATCCGTCCGGCAATTTTGCGGACATATTCGGTGCGGGTGGCGAAGAAGCCCACATAGGGACCGCCAAAGCTGAGCGGGATACCCAAACTTTGCCCCTCGCCCACAACAATATCTGCCCCGAATGCCCCAGGGGGGGTGAGCAAGCCGAGGGCGATAGGGTAGGTGACGATGCACAGCAGCGCCCCGACCTTGTGAACTTTCTCTGCCAAGCCCTTGAAATCTTCGATCTGACCCAAGAAGTTGGGGTATTGGACAACAAAGAGCGCGGTTGAATCGTCAATCATGTCTTCAAGGTCTTCAAGGGTTGCCAAGCCCTTATCCCCCACAAAGCGAACGCCTGTCCCTTGATGATAGGTACGGGCGACGGCGCGGTATTGGGGGTGAACGTTCGGGCTGAGGATGACCTTGTGGCGTTTGCCTTTGCCGTGCTGGATCGCCATAGTCACTGCCTCCGCCAGCGCCGTTGCGCCGTCGTAGTGGCTGGCGTTTGCCACATCCATGCCGGTGAGCGCGGCAATCATGCTCTGCCATTCAAAGATCGCTTGGAGAGTTCCTTGCGAAACCTCTGGTTGGTAGGGCGTGTATGCCGTATAGAACTCGCCACGTAACAGCATGTGGTTCACCGCGCTTGGCGAGTAATGGTTATACGCGCCAGCACCCAAGAACATGGCATGGGAGGCGGCAGAGGCGTTCGCTCCGGCTAAGCCTTGCAGTTCCCAGAGGGTTTCCATCTCGCTTTTGGGGTGGGGGATGTCCAGCGCCGGAAAACGCTGACCTTCCGGCACGGCGTCAAATAAATCTTCGAGGCGGGTAATGCCGATCCGTGCCAGCATTGCCGCACGGTCTGCCTCGGTGTGGGGAATGTATGCCATCGTTGAAGCTCTTTTACTGCTTATTCACGTATATAGGTGGTTCGTACAGTGTGTTTAGCCGCGCTCGTCGCAATAGGCGGCGTAGGCGTCAGCGCTCATTAAAGCATCTAATTCGGAAAGATTATTGGGCTTGATGCGGACGAGCCATGCCTCGCCAAAGGGATCACTATTCACCTTTTCCGGGGCATCTTCAAGGCTGCTGTTGACGGCGGTGACAACGCCGCTGATCGGCGCATTTAGGTCGGAAGCTGCTTTCACGCTTTCAATCGTGCCGAAACTCTCACCCGCCTTCAGAACTGCCCCAACAGCAGGGAGTTCGACAAAGACAATATCGGAGAGGGCGTCTTGGGCGTAATCGCTGACGCCAAAAACTGCCTCCTCACCATCAAGGCGTACCCACTCATCAGATTTAGCGTACTTACATTCGGCGGGCGTTTTGAACGTACTCATAAACAATCATCTCCTAAATGTGTGCATCACCATAAACAAAAAAGGGACACACTGCCTGCGGTGTGTCCCTGTCTGACCAGAGAAACGAACACGGCGAGTCCCTGTACCTGAGAGTTTCACCCCCCACATTGGCGTGGTAGAGGGTTTGCCCCTTCGGTGCTTATCATGCTTGTTGCAGAGCATGGTAAGGCTCTCCTCAGCGTGCGTTGGGTTATCCCAAATTATCTAACTCACCTTACGCACAGACCCTTACCCCCTCTCCCGCGTAGCGGGAGGGGGAATCCCTTTTTCTGAGGGGGCTTCCCCCTCAACCTACCCCATTCGATGAATACGGGGTAAACAACCTCAACCGCGTAAGGTGCGTTATCTTAAGAAAGATTGTAGCGTGGAGGGAAAGGGGGTGTCAACTGTCGTAAAGAACAACACCCGCTTTCGAGCGGGTGCTGCCTGACAAGAACCAGATGATGCAGAGATACGGTTTAGAGAACGCGCACGATGTTGGAGAAGACGTTGGCAATCGCCGGTCCCAACAACGCCAAGATGATGATCACAACGATGGCGACCAACACCAAGATAAGAGCGTATTCAACCAAACCCTGACCTTCTTCACGCGGTAGATACAACATTGGAGAACTCCTTTTGACCAGGATGAATGAAATGGTCAAAAGAGAGCATACCACAAGACTGAGCCGCAAAACAACCCAAACCTACAGCATTTTTCAACGAGATTGACCCTCAGTGGTTGACAGCCCTGCTTATCACGATATACTCGGTGATGGGCAGGCGGTGGCGATCAAGGGAAACGAACGACGCCCGTCCTTCTTGTAAGAAGGCTGGTTGCAGTCCAACCAGTGAGGGTACTGCAATAAGCCCCTGAATCTCAGAACTATAACAAAACAGGACTTGAAGGCTAAGTCCCCCTCAACCACCGCTCTATGGCACAGCCTAATCGTCGTCGGCGGTTGTGGGGAGGGCTGCCCCCGCCCCTAATTTCTCCGATTGCGCACGGGTGGCAAGTTCATCAATGAAGCCATCCAAATCACCTTCCATCACGGCGGGAAGGTTGTAGACGGTCATCCCGATACGGTGATCGGTAATGCGGTTTTGCGGGTAGTTGTAGGTGCGAATTTTCTCGCTCCGATCTCCGCTGCCGATCTGGTTGCGGCGGGTCGAATCCTCCTCCATCTTGCGCCGTTCAATCTCCATCTCATAGAGACGGGCGCGAAGAATGCTCATGGCGCGAAGGCGGTTTTGGAGTTGGCTGCGCTCATCTTGACAGGTGACGATCAAGCCCGTTGGCTTGTGAAAAATACGGATTGCCGTCTCGTTTTTCTGAACGTTCTGCCCGCCAGCGCCACTGGATTTGTAGGTTTCTACTTCAATCTCGGTGGGGTTGATCTGAATATCGACCTCGCCCACTTCGGCCATGACCGCCACCGTCGCCGTAGAGGTATGGATGCGTCCCTGGCTTTCCGTCTGGGGGACGCGCTGAACGCGATGGACACCGCTCTCATATTTAAAACGAGAATACGCCCCTTTGCCGGAAATGGAGGCAACCACATTGCTATAGCCGCCAATGCCCGATTCGCTCTCGCTGAGAATTTCGACCTTCCAGCGCCGCCCATCGGCATAGCGGGTGTACATCCGAAAGAGATCGGCGGCAAACAAGCCCGCCTCGTCACCACCTGTACCGGCGCGAACTTCGAGGATCACGTTTTTGTCGTCGCGGGGGTCTTTGGGAAGAAGAAGTGCCTTAAGCTGTGCCTCTAAATCGGCAATGGTCGGCTCTAAGTCCTTAATTTCCTGCTCTGCCATAAGGCGTAGTTCGGGGTCGGTTTCCCCTTCAAGGAGGGCGTGGGCGTCATCATGTTGATGCATGACCTGTTGATAGGCGCGGTAGACGGTGATAATGGGGTCAAGCTCAGCGCGTTCTTGGGCAAGGGCAACCACTTTGCTGTAATCACCATCAGGAGCGCCCGCCGCCAAAAGCCGCTCAAGTTCCTCAAAGCGGGCGGCTATTCCGCGCAATTTATCGAACATACAACCTCGGTTGTTTTGCTGTTTGAATTTCTGGGTACAATTCTAGACGAGGAACGATAGAAATCCTACCCAGAGAAGGGGAGGGAGGATTGCTTGACAATAGTTGTCACGCTGTGCTACAGTACGGCACAAGGTGAGGCTTTGTAAGAAAACTAGCGTTACACTAAAGAGATTGACTTCCGTCAGTACCGCACCCCAAAACGCGGACCTACGCGCATTTCGTTGAAGGAGAATAACGCCTTGACTAGGACACGAAACGATCAACTTGTTGAAAAGTTGCGCGATTTACAAGCGAGTTCGGCAGACGTAGAGGCAGCCGCTATCGTGAGTGTAGATGGCTTGAGTATAGCCTCTGTCATGCCTGCTGATTATGATGAAGACCGTGTGTCGGCAATGTCAGCGGCGATGCTCTCCCTCGGTGAACGGATCACCGGCGAACTCGGACGCGGCAACCTTGACACGGTGTATGTGAAGGGGCAATATGGCTATGTCATCCTTATGTCGGTGGGGGACGAAGCCGTGTTGACTGTTTTGGCGCGGGAACAGGCGAAACTGGGGTTAATTTTCCTTGATATGAGCCGCGCCGTAAAAGAATTGACGAAGCTGGTGTAGGCGCACTCGGCGCATCGGAATTCTACGTCCTGGATGGTTCACTGAGAATGCCTAGCTAGGGAGGGACTTCGTGGCTGAAAAAGTGCGGGAACTGAGCGGGTTGTATTACCCCAACAAAATCGCCCGTATCTTCCTTGCGGCGATGGAAGATGTGATGGGGAAAAACGGGCTAAATGCAATTCTGAACCTCGCCGGGTTACAGAAATACATTGATAATTTCCCGCCAGATAATCTGGAGCGGGAGTTTGACTTCTCGGATTTCACCTCACTCCAAATTGCCCTGGAAGATATGTACGGTCCGCGTGGCGGGCGTGGCTTGGCACTGCGGGCGGGGCGGGCGTGTTTTGCCCAGGGGTTGAAAAACTTCGGCGCCTTGGCCGGCGCGGGCGACCTTGCCTTTAAGGTGCTGCCGCTCTCGGCAAAGCTGAAGATGGGCTTGCCAGCGATGGCATCAATCTTCACAAACTTCAGCGATCAAATTTCGGTGGTTGAAGAACACGACGATCATTTTGCCTACATCATCAAGAAATGCCCGCTGTGCTGGCAGCGCACCTCGGATAAGCCGGTGGGTCATGCGGCGGTGGGGCTGCTCCAAGAAGGCTTGCGGTGGGTGAGCGGTGGACTGGAATTCCGCGTCGTGGAAACCGATTGCAAAGCAAAGGGCGATGAAAACGGCGTCTTTGTTGTGTACAAAGAACCAATCGGGTAAAGCTCTCCATTGCGTTCTGTGTAAGGGCATGTTGGGTTCAAGCGATCATGCGGTACAGCAAAACAAACTTTTGGAAAGATCAACGTGACGGACAAAGCGCAAATCATCATCGTCGAAGATGATCCCGATCTCTCGGAGATGTTGAACAACTATTTCCGGGTACAGGGCTATGATGTCCTCACCGCAGCGTGGGGCGAAGACGCCGTGAGGTTAACCCGCGAAAACACACCAAGCCTTGTAATGCTTGATATTCGCCTGCCCGATATTGATGGTTACGAAGTCTGTCGGCGCATCCGCACCAACCGCCGAACGCAAGATGTCCCCGTTATTTTTCTGACCGAAAAGCGGGATCGCGTTGATAAACTGATGGGCTTGGAATTGGGCGTCGTTGATTACATCACGAAGCCCTTTGACATTCAGGAACTGCGCTTGCGCGTGCGTAATGTCCTTCGACGGGCAGAGCAATCAACCATGATCAATCCGGTGACGAACACCCCTGAAGGGTCGCTCGTCAGCGAACGGATCAACCAAGTGATTGCGGCTGGAACGCCCTGGGGGGCTTTGGCGCTTGGCATTGAGGGGTTAGATCAATTCCGCGAGATGTACGGCTTTGTCAACTCCGATGATGTCTTGCGGGCAGTCACCCTGATGATGAACAACGCTATCCGTGAGATAGGCAGCGATACCGATTTCCTCGGACACCTTGCCCCAACAGAGTTCATCATCCTCACCGACCCCTCGAAAATCGCCCCCATCCGCGAACGGGTTGAAATGCGCATCAAGCAGTCGATGGAGTATTTTTATCCCTTGAAAGATCGCGAAAAGGCGCGTCAGGCGATGTCGCAGGGGCATTTGCGCTTGATCGTTTCCGAAGTGCGATCTACAGAAGACGACCTTGGCTCTCTGGAGGCGCTCAAAGAGGCACTCAAGAAAGGGCAGCGGACGGCAAACTGAGGCACGCGGTAGCGCGAATGGTGTAAGATACTCAGTCCCCCCGACCTTTCTTGGCGGGGGGATTTTTCATTCTTGATAGCGAATTTGCCGTACTGAAGGCAAAGGATAAGACCACATGCAAACCATCCCTCCTGTTTTTTTTGATCTCATCGTGATCGCCCTGATCGGTGTTGGGGCGTTTTTTGCCCTCCGCCGCCTCCGCACCGATTTCAAACGGGGGGCGCGCTTTCCCAACGATGGCGATCCCTGGTATCGGCAGTCGCTCGACTCCTTTGCCAAGACCGCCAGCCCCACCACGACGGATGTTAGACCTGAGACAACCCCTAGCAAGACGAGCAAGACGGAGAAAAAACACCAATGATAGACCTTGCCCTGATCCGCGAAAAACCTGATTGGGTGAAGGCGCACATCGCCCGCCGTCATGATGAGACGGCACTCGCCCGCATCGATCCCCTGCTTGAACTTGATAAACTCCGCCGGACGCTCATTCAGCAGGCGGAAGCCATGCAAGCAGAACGCAAAAAGCTGAATGCCGCGATTGGGCGGTTTCGAGGGAACAAAACCTTATTGCCGGGCGCAGCGGGGGCGGCTGCCAGCCGTGCAGCGATGCTCATTGCAGCGCGGGATTACAGCGCCGCCCTTGACCTGCTGAGCAACCCACCCACAACGGGCGAAGGCGACAAAGAAGGCGGGCTGAGCGCCCTCTCGGATGCGCTGCGCGTTATGGGAGAGGCGGTAGAGGGCTTGAACAGCCAATTGGAGAAGATCGACCACGATCTTCATGATCACCTCCAATGGCTGCCCAACTTTCTGGATGATGCTGTGCCAGAAGGGGTGACCAGTGATGATAACGTGATTCACCCTGCGGAAGGGACACCTCGCACGTTCGATTTCACGCCGAAACCCCATTGGGAAATTGGTCCTGCCCTCGACATCATTGACTTTGAGCGGGGCGTCAAACTGAGCGGGACGCGCTTTTATATCCTAAAAGGGATGGGCGCCCGGCTGCAACGGGCGCTGTTGAACTACTTCCTTGATTTTCACGGAGGGCGGGGGTTCACCGAGTTTTACCTGCCCTACCTCGTCAAAGAAGACATGCTCTATGGGGCGGGGCAGTTCCCGAAGTTCAAAAACGAGGTCTATACCGATCAAGACGCCGGGTTGTACCTTCTGCCGACGGCAGAGATCGGTTTGACAAATGTCCACCGCGATGAGGTGTTGGAGGCGGCTCAACTCCCCCTGCGTTATATGGCGAACACTCCTTGTTGGCGACGAGAGGCGACCAGTGCTGGTCGTGACGTGCGCGGAATCAAGCGCGTCCACCAATTTCAAAAGGTGGAGATGTACACGCTCTGTACGCCAGAGGAAAGCGCCGCCGAACACGAACGAATCATCAATGCGGCAAGTGATTTGTGCCGCTCTTTGGGGATTCCCTTCCGCAAAGTGGAACTCTGCGGGGGCGATATGGGCTTTGCCATGTCGCGGACGATTGATCTTGAGATGTGGGCGCCTGGCTGCAATGAATGGCTAGAAGTAAGCTCGTGTTCCAATGCGAAAGCCTATCAAGCGCGGCGCAGCGCCTTGAAATATCGCCCCACACCGGGGGGGAAGTCGGAATACCTCCATACCCTGAATGGGTCGGGGTTGGCTGCCCCCCGTGTGATCATCGCTATTTTGGAAAATTACCAACAGGCGGATGGTTCTGTCGTTGTGCCAGATGTGCTGCGCCCTTATCTCGGCGGTTTAGAGGTGATCCGTCCAGAGGGATCATAAATATCTCGTTTAGACGCTCGCGTTGAGAATGGGGCGGTACGAACTGCAAGTCATTTCAAAGTGCCACCCCTTCTCCCTCCCTATAAACGGAAAGGGGGTAGGGGGATAGGGGTTTTTGAAATACGCTCTACTCAAGTGGCTTCATCCCCTAACCTACAGTAAAATGTCTCTTGGTAATCTCCACATGGCAAAAAGGAACGACCATGTACAGGAAACACCTCATTTCTTCCATGAAACTTAGCCTAATCCTTTTTCTTTTGGCAGCGGCACTCTCTAGCCCCCTTCGTCCCACCGCCGCACAAGACGCCCCCCCTCTCCCCGGCACCGTGGTACTCAGCGATCTTGTTTCTCCGCGTGGGCTTGCCTTTGCTGATGATGGGACGCTCGTTGTGACGGATGCCGGAAATGGTGGCGACACCGAAATTAGCGTTCCCAGTTTTGAAGACCCAACGGTGATGATGAGCATTGCTGCCGGATTGACCGGGCGCATCCTTGCCCTTAGCACAGCGGGCGAGGTTCTCCCTGTCTTATCCGCACTGCCTAGCTACGCCACACCGCAAGAAACGCTTGGAGTCTATCGCGCCATCCCAAAGGGCGATTCAATGTGGATACTCTACAATTGGACGGGACCCGGCACGTATTGGGGCGCGTCTGTTGTAGAAATGGATATGAACACGCTTGAGCCAAAGCATGTGATTAACCTCTCTGCCTTTGAACAAGCAAACAACCCCGATGGGAATTTGCCGGAAAGCAATCCCAGTGACCTTGCTTGGGGTGCGGATGGAACGCTCTATATTACCGATGCGCGGGCGAATTCGCTTCTCTCGTGGACGGCAGAAAAAGGCTTGGCGGTGGTCGCTGCATGGGCCGATAACTCTGTCCCAACGGCTGTGGAAGTTGCGGCGAATGGCGATCTCTATGTTGGGTTCTTTGGATCGGGGCAAGCCCCGGGCGTCGCAAAGATCGAACGTTGGTCAGGTGGGAAACTAGCTGAGACGTTTGGCGGACTTGACGGTGTGACCGACATACTGCTTGATGGGGATACCCTTTATGCTGTTCAGTTGTTCACCATTGGCGCGGAAGGTCCCGGCGCGGGGAATGTGGTGAAAGTGGACGCCACAGGGGCTACGATTGTTGCCGATGGGCTGCCTGCACCGTTTGCTTTAGCGAAATCTCCCGATGGCGCCTTTTATGTCACATTTGGGGCAATCCCACTTGGACCGGGCATTGTTGGCGGTGTGCTAAAGCTGGACAATATGCCCTAGGTAATCGCTGGTATCTGGTCACAATTGCCGTTAATCTCGCCCGGTGTTTTTCGCGCCGGGCTGAGATCGCCAAGAGGACGATCACACCCCGATCTGCTCTCCCCACCTCGGAGAACCTGCCGCTGCTGTGCCTACAGCATTTTTCAAGGAGATTGACCCCTTAGTGGTTGATAGCCCCGCTTATCACAATATACTTACCGATGGGCTAGGCGGTGGTGATCTAAAGGGCAAACGAACGACGCCCGCCCTTCTTGTAAGAGTTGCCGAACAGGAAGAATTTCGCCGCCTATAACGCCTCACCATCCGTCACAGCCTTCAAAGAATTTCCCAACCGCAATCATTACGGGATTGGGCAAGCGGGGTGGGAAGAACTTGCCGATTACGCCCTCAATTGGTTTGAACAGCAGCAAAGGTAGATGGGAGGTAGGCAGACGTTGGGAGGTAGGGGCGCATGACATGCTGCGCCCCGCGTTATAGTCGCCGCCGCCGAAGGGCAAGGAACAACCCAACGATGGTAATCACGACAATAGCCACTGGAACAAACCACGACAAGGCATTGAACGGCGCAGCCTCGCTTTGGCTTGAGGGGGGGAGAGGTGGAATATCCGCCGGTTCGGCAGTGACCGTCCGGCGCAGGCTTCCGGGCGGCAGCGGCGTGACTGTCGGCGTCAGGGTACGTGTGGGCAGCACCTGCGCGGGCGTGCGCGAGAGAATGCGCGTTGGGGTGGCAGAGGGGACGCTAGAAGTTGGGGTGGTGCTAGGATAGAGCGTGAGTGTTGAGGTGGCTGTGGGAGTTGTCTGTAAGAAGGGCGACCAGTTCACTGCTCGTTCCGCTGCGGCTGTGTTCACCCATGCTTGCGCCGCCTCATCAAGTGCGGCTGGCTCTGTGTTCAAAATCAGACGCAAAAAATCATCATAGCTTCCCCCCGCTGCCAGCCACCGCACAAGATTAAGCGGAGTCCGCGCCCCATAACGATCTGCCAAATAAACTATCCCAATATAGGCTTGGGCGTTGTATTGAGCAAGCTGCACAGCGTTTTCAGGCGGTGGAGCATTCATCACCTCTGGCGAGAGCCAGCGCCCTTCCGCCAGCGCTGCACGAACGCTCTCTAGATCGCGGGGGCGCGTCCGTGCGCCATAAAGGGCAACAACCCCCGCAGAGATTGAGTGGGGCAGCGGTACACCTGATACGTAATCGGCTAAAACGCGCTCAGCGATAATCTCCGCCACACGATCACGGGTGGCAGGAAGGCTGTTATCGGGACGGCGAATGACGGTATAACCACTTTGCCTGTAATACTGTAGGGCATCATTGGGGGTACAGGCGAAACGCACCCCGCCAATGATCGTTGAGGCGAGAAACGCTTCTCCCGTCGCTGCATCGCGCTGGCAAAGCTGCGCCTCGGCGTCATAGAGGGCTATCTTGAGTGATGAGGGTATGCCCAAATCGGTGCTTAGGCGATAGAGTGTCCGGTTGGCTGCGATTTGAATGAATTCCAGCGAGAGTGTCGGGTTATGGCTAAAAATCTCCAATGGCGGCACGCCTATCCGCCGCCAGACGCCTCTGCCGCCTTCCGGCTGACGCTCATCTTGGATGGTCAGGCTGCGTGTCTCAACAAGGGATCGCCCATCCCGCGTTGTGATTGTCCAAGTGTAGTTGACAGTGGTAAAGACAGGTGGTGTGGTGGGATCAGCCAAATCAAGCGGCATGATACCCGTGATTAAGACCAGCCCTGAGGTTAGCTCTACAGGGTCTTTGTTCAGATCAAGCGGCACATCGCGGCTGTAGACATCGTTGTAAACGCGGAGGGCTATCTTTGTTAGAGCGGGTGGCGTCGTCCTGAGAAAAATAGAAAAGCGCAGGGCATAGGGAAGAAGTGTCTCAGCGTTCAGACGATCCAAGAGAGGGGCGGGCGTTGGCGGCGTCCCCGAAAGGGTTGGTGAGGGGGTAGACGTTTCGGTGGGGACGATGGTTGGCGTAGGCGTGATCGTCGGGGTCAAGGTAGGGGCTGCCGTCCCCGTTCCTGTTGGTGTTCCCGTTGGCTCTTGGGCAAGGGAACGCCCTACCACACGAAGCACTGTAAACGTAACGACGAAGAAAACCATCCCGATCAGAAATTGCCGACGACGCATCGTTAGTTCAACACCGCCTCAACAAAGGTTGCCTCGCCTGCCTGAATACAGAACACAGCATCATAGCGCCCTCGGACACGAAGGCGATAACAACCCGCCGGAAGGTCGCTTAGGACAAGGTTTTCGTTATAGGCAGGATCGACCTGACTGAAGCCTTCAATATAGGTAAAGGTGGGGCGTACACTGTCCTCTGTAGTGATTGTCACCCGTATGCCAGTGGCAAGGGTGCCATCGGCATTCACCATTCGGGCGATCAACGTCCCTGAACCTTGCAAGGGCTGTAGCCACAACATCGGGTTACGCACGGCATTGTAATCATCGGGGTTCCCCACGCGCACTTCAAGGTGAAGATGGCTGCCAAGCGCCACGCCTTTTGCGCCCACCGTCCCAATTTGCTGCCCCGCTGCCACCCGCGTGCCTCCCTCTACATCAATCGTGTTCAGGTGTCCATACAGGGTATAGACTTTGCCGCCCTCTGGCGCATCAAAATCATGCTCAATGACGATCACGTTCCCGTAAAAGTTGCCCTTTGTGCCGAAAATTCGCTCCGCGTCCCCGCCTGCATAGTAAACCGTCCCCTCCCCAACGGCGAGGACGGGTGTCCCACGCGGGTTGACAATATCGGCTCCGTGATGGGTTAGCAGCGTCCCGCCGCGATTCCATCCATAGGGGTAAAGGTATTCGGGAATTTGTTTGGCAGAGGCGGGCAGGGGTCGGCTGAACGTGTAATGGGTGGCTACCGTCGCCCCTACAGGGTCTTCGGCTGCCGCTGGCACACTTCCGACATAGAAAATAAACAGTAGTGCAAACACAATCCAGCGTAAGCGCATGATGCCGTTAACCTCGTTAAGCTGTCTCGTCGGGATCATCAGGATCGGTGGGCAGCAGCCCGGGCAGCAAGCGCACAATCATGATTTTTTCGGTGGGGCGAATATCGCGGATAAACCCTTCCACATCGGGAATTAAGACCTCGCCGTAGCGCTCGCCACGCACGACGTAAATCCCGTGTGCGCCTGTTTCCATGTAATCGGCAAGATGTCCGATAACCTCGCCGGATTCGGTGCGCACCTCCGCCCCAATGATTTGAAAGAGATAAACCTCATCCTCAGCTAAAGGGACTGCTTCGCTGAGGGGAAGGAAAAGGTAACACCCCCGAAAGCGTTCGGCATCATCGCGGGTGTCGATTCCGACAAGATGAAGCAGCCATTCGTTTTTTGTATCGGGGCGAGCGCGGGTGATCGTATAGGCGGTGAGCGCCGTCTGATTGTCAGGGTCACGCCCGACGAATACTGTTTCTATCTCGCGGAGGCGTTCTGGCTCCGGCGTGAGGGCAAGCACACGCAGATCGCCGCGCACACCATGCGGACGGGAGACCCGCCCAATGATGAGATAGGAAGGTGAGGGGGAATCGTTTGCTGGAGGAAGCACGGTTTAGGTGATATCCAAGACGTAGCGCATGCCGCTATCGGCAGTGGCAGTGCGAATGAGTGTGCGAATGGCGTTCGCCACCCGCCCCTCTTTGCCAATCACCCGCCCCATATCGTCGGGGGCAACACGCAGTTCGATCACCGTCAGGTGGCGCTTGGGAATCTCCACAACCTCCACCGCTTCGGGGTGGC from the Anaerolineales bacterium genome contains:
- a CDS encoding M23 family metallopeptidase, with amino-acid sequence MRLRWIVFALLFIFYVGSVPAAAEDPVGATVATHYTFSRPLPASAKQIPEYLYPYGWNRGGTLLTHHGADIVNPRGTPVLAVGEGTVYYAGGDAERIFGTKGNFYGNVIVIEHDFDAPEGGKVYTLYGHLNTIDVEGGTRVAAGQQIGTVGAKGVALGSHLHLEVRVGNPDDYNAVRNPMLWLQPLQGSGTLIARMVNADGTLATGIRVTITTEDSVRPTFTYIEGFSQVDPAYNENLVLSDLPAGCYRLRVRGRYDAVFCIQAGEATFVEAVLN
- the rimM gene encoding 16S rRNA processing protein RimM, whose amino-acid sequence is MLPPANDSPSPSYLIIGRVSRPHGVRGDLRVLALTPEPERLREIETVFVGRDPDNQTALTAYTITRARPDTKNEWLLHLVGIDTRDDAERFRGCYLFLPLSEAVPLAEDEVYLFQIIGAEVRTESGEVIGHLADYMETGAHGIYVVRGERYGEVLIPDVEGFIRDIRPTEKIMIVRLLPGLLPTDPDDPDETA
- a CDS encoding KH domain-containing protein; translation: MRDLVSLVEYIAKTLVSHPEAVEVVEIPKRHLTVIELRVAPDDMGRVIGKEGRVANAIRTLIRTATADSGMRYVLDIT